The following are from one region of the Georgenia sp. M64 genome:
- a CDS encoding LLM class flavin-dependent oxidoreductase, translating into MKRIGFLSFGHWTPHPQSATRSASDVLLQSIDLAVAAEEAGADGAYFRVHHFARQLASPFPLLAAVGARTSRIEIGTGVIDMRYENPLYMAEDAGAADLISGGRLQLGISRGSPEQVIEGYRHFAHHPAEGESDADMARRHTARFLEVITGEGFAEPSPRPMFPNPPGLLRVEPYSEGLRERIWWGAGSRATAEWAGTQGMNLMSSTLLTEDTGVPFHELQAEQIRRFRDAWRAAGHAHEPRVSVSRSIFPLVTAEDHAYFGLERRSTDQVGMLEGGRATFGKTYAAEPDELVRRLAQDEAIAEADTLLITVPNQLGVDYNAHLLRSIVEDVAPALGWR; encoded by the coding sequence CGCACCCCCAGTCCGCGACCCGGTCCGCCTCCGACGTGCTGCTGCAGTCGATCGACCTCGCGGTCGCGGCCGAGGAGGCGGGGGCCGACGGCGCCTACTTCCGGGTCCACCACTTCGCCAGGCAGCTCGCGTCCCCGTTCCCGCTGCTGGCGGCCGTCGGGGCACGGACCAGCCGCATCGAGATCGGCACGGGCGTGATCGACATGCGCTACGAGAACCCGCTCTACATGGCGGAGGACGCCGGGGCGGCCGACCTCATCTCCGGCGGACGCCTCCAGCTCGGCATCAGCCGTGGCTCGCCCGAGCAGGTGATCGAGGGCTACCGGCACTTCGCCCACCACCCCGCCGAGGGTGAGAGCGACGCCGACATGGCACGACGCCACACCGCCCGGTTCCTCGAGGTGATCACCGGCGAGGGCTTCGCCGAGCCCAGCCCGCGACCGATGTTCCCCAACCCGCCGGGTCTGCTCCGGGTGGAGCCGTACTCGGAAGGTCTGCGTGAGCGGATCTGGTGGGGCGCCGGGAGCCGGGCCACGGCCGAGTGGGCCGGGACCCAGGGGATGAACCTCATGAGCTCGACGCTGCTCACGGAGGACACCGGCGTACCGTTCCACGAGCTCCAGGCGGAGCAGATCCGCCGGTTCCGTGATGCGTGGCGCGCCGCCGGGCACGCCCACGAGCCACGGGTGTCGGTGAGCCGCAGCATCTTCCCCCTCGTCACCGCCGAGGACCACGCCTACTTCGGCCTGGAGCGGCGCAGCACCGACCAGGTCGGCATGCTGGAGGGCGGGCGAGCGACGTTCGGGAAGACGTACGCCGCCGAGCCCGACGAGCTGGTCCGCCGGCTCGCCCAGGACGAGGCGATCGCGGAGGCCGACACGCTCCTGATCACCGTGCCGAACCAGCTGGGCGTCGACTACAACGCTCACCTCCTCCGTTCGATCGTCGAGGACGTCGCGCCGGCCCTCGGCTGGCGCTGA